A window from Fragaria vesca subsp. vesca linkage group LG5, FraVesHawaii_1.0, whole genome shotgun sequence encodes these proteins:
- the LOC101294851 gene encoding uncharacterized protein LOC101294851: MPRGTPHVSASVNAGTSNDSNEAPNLESEIIDDRAPLWKYAKKIERYGTVGGSWKWQCNFCKLFYNGSHTRVRQHLLKERRVGVTICKKVNPHVFAQMTKLVKDYNERIANRGARQVLLPLSTSRRSSAARGS; this comes from the coding sequence ATGCCAAGAGGGACACCTCATGTTAGTGCAAGTGTTAATGCTGGTACTAGCAATGATTCCAATGAAGCTCCTAATCTCGAAAGTGAGATAATAGATGATAGAGCACCATTGTGGAAATATGCTAAGAAGATTGAAAGGTACGGGACTGTTGGAGGAAGTTGGAAGTGGCAGTGCAACTTCTGCAAGTTGTTTTATAATGGGTCTCACACTAGAGTTCGACAACATCTATTGAAGGAAAGAAGAGTGGGGGTTACCATTTGTAAAAAAGTTAACCCCCATGTATTTGCTCAGATGACTAAATTGGTGAAAGATTACAATGAGAGAATAGCAAATAGAGGAGCAAGACAAGTTCTTTTACCATTATCAACAAGCCGAAGGAGTTCAGCAGCTCGTGGCAGCTAG
- the LOC101307597 gene encoding DNA mismatch repair protein Mlh1-like, with amino-acid sequence MEVEEAQVATEPPKIHRLDESVVNRIAAGEVIQRPVSAVKELVENSLDAHSSSINVVVKDGGLKLIQVSDNGHGIRYEDLPILCERHTTSKLSSFEDLQSIKSMGFRGEALASMTYVAHVTVTTITKGQLHGYRVSYKDGVMENEPKACAAVKGTQIMIENLFYNMSARRKNLQNSADDYSKIVDLLSRFAIHHINVSFSCRKHGAGRADVSSVATVSRIDAIRSVYGASVARSLMKIEASDKDPSSSIFQMDGLFSNSEYVAKKITMVLFINDRLVDCTALKRALEIVYAATLPKASKPFLYMSIVLPPEHVDVNVHPTKREVSLLNQEVIIEKIQSVVESRLRSSNETQIFQEQTVEPSSSCQMISSKDSNRNPSPSGSKSQKVPVNKMVRTDSSDPAGRLHIYLQAQPHGHLVKNTSLTAVRSSVRQRRNPKETADLTSIHELIAEIDSNCHSGMLDIVRHCTYIGMADDVFALLQHDTHLYLANVVSLSKELMYQQVLRRFAHFNAIQLSNPAPLKELIVLALKEGDTDPESTENDELNVKIAEMNTDLLKQKADLIEEYFSIHIDKDGNLCRLPVVLDQYTPDMDRVPEFALCLANDVDWEEEKKCFQVISAALGNFYAMHPPMLPNPSGDGLQFYRKRKSFRNNEESLSCSTDGDDMMTEDEIEHELVAEAETAWAQREWSIQHVLFPSMRLFFKPPNSMATNGTFVRVASLEKLYRIFERC; translated from the exons ATGGAAGTAGAAGAAGCGCAAGTTGCGACGGAGCCTCCCAAAATCCACCGCCTAGACGAGTCCGTAGTGAACCGAATCGCCGCCGGTGAGGTCATCCAACGCCCCGTCTCCGCCGTCAAAGAGCTCGTCGAGAACAGTCTCGACGCCCACTCCTCCTCCATCAACGTCGTCGTCAAGGACGGCGGCCTCAAACTCATCCAAGTCTCCGACAACGGCCACGGAATCCGA TATGAGGACTTGCCGATTCTGTGCGAGCGGCATACGACGTCGAAATTGTCGTCGTTTGAGGACCTGCAATCCATAAAGTCCATGGGATTTAGAGGAGAAGCTCTGGCGAGCATGACGTACGTGGCTCATGTGACGGTGACGACGATCACCAAGGGGCAGTTGCATGGTTATAG GGTTTCTTATAAAGATGGAGTCATGGAGAATGAGCCGAAGGCGTGCGCTGCCGTAAAAGGAACTCAGATAATG ATTGAGAACTTATTCTATAACATGTCTGCCCGGAGAAAGAATCTGCAAAATTCTGCTGATGATTACTCAAAGATTGTAGATTTGTTAAGCCGGTTCGCCATTCATCACATAAATGTTAGCTTCTCCTGCAGAAAG CATGGAGCCGGTAGAGCAGATGTTAGTTCTGTTGCCACAGTATCAAGAATCGACGCTATTCGTTCAGTTTATGGGGCGTCAGTTGCCCGCAGTCTGATGAAAATAGAAGCTTCGGACAAAGATCCGTCTAGCTCAATTTTCCAGATGGATGGGTTATTCTCAAATTCGGAATATGTTGCGAAGAAGATAACTATGGTGCTTTTTATAAATG ATAGATTGGTGGATTGCACTGCATTGAAGAGAGCTCTAGAAATTGTTTATGCCGCTACACTGCCGAAAGCATCAAAACCCTTCCTATACATGTCAATTGTATTACCACCTGAACATGTTGATGTGAATGTTCACCCAACAAAGAGAGAG GTGAGTCTTCTGAATCAGGAAGTTATCATTGAGAAGATACAGTCAGTGGTTGAATCAAGATTGAGAAGCTCCAATGAGACTCAGATATTTCAGGAGCAG ACAGTTGAGCCATCTTCATCCTGCCAAATGATTTCTAGCAAGGATTCAAACCGAAATCCTTCACCTTCGG GGTCAAAATCACAAAAGGTTCCAGTGAATAAAATGGTCAGAACAGATTCATCAGATCCTGCTGGAAGGTTGCATATTTACTTGCAAGCACAGCCTCATGGCCATCTTGTTAAGAATACAAGCTTGACTGCTGTTAG ATCGTCTGTTAGACAAAGAAGGAACCCAAAGGAAACTGCTGATCTGACTAGTATTCATGAGCTTATTGCTGAAATCGATAGCAATTGTCATTCTG GAATGCTAGACATTGTGAGACACTGCACATACATTGGAATGGCAGATGATGTCTTTGCGTTGCTTCAGCATGACACTCACCTCTACCTTGCAAATGTAGTGAGCTTAAG CAAAGAGCTCATGTATCAGCAAGTTCTACGTCGATTTGCCCATTTCAATGCTATACAGTTAAGTAACCCTGCCCCGCTGAAAGAGTTGATTGTGTTGGCACTGAAAGAGGGGGACACAGATCCAGAATCCACTGAGAATGATGAACTAAATGTGAAGATTGCAGAA ATGAATACAGATCTACTTAAACAAAAGGCTGATCTGATAGAGGAGTACTTTTCCATTCACATAGATAAAGATGGAAATTTGTGTAGGCTTCCCGTCGTACTTGACCAATACACACCTGACATGGATCGTGTCCCAGAATTTGCACTTTGTTTGGCCAATGAT GTTGATTGGGAAGAAGAGAAAAAATGCTTTCAAGTAATTTCAGCTGCGCTTGGGAACTTTTACGCTATGCATCCTCCTATGTTACCCAATCCATCTGGTGATGGTTTGCAGTTCTACCGAAAAAGGAAGTCGTTCAGGAATAATGAAGAAAGTCTCTCTTGCAGTACTG ATGGGGATGATATGATGACAGAGGATGAAATCGAGCATGAATTAGTTGCAGAGGCAGAGACTGCATGGGCACAACGCGAATGGTCAATCCAGCATGTACTGTTTCCATCAATGAGGCTCTTTTTTAAGCCACCAAATTCTATGGCTACCAATGGAACATTTGTTCGG GTTGCTTCACTTGAAAAGCTGTACAGGATTTTTGAAAGATGTTGA